The following proteins are encoded in a genomic region of Mahella australiensis 50-1 BON:
- a CDS encoding ABC transporter ATP-binding protein — MDIFKRLWGYVHPYRLQFVLTTVALLAAAGAGMINPYLTGLLIDRVVKGGELELLWPLAAGLVAVSLVGAVLQYTHSYSFENLSQKVIYSIRHAMYRHLQQSSFSFYDRARTGELMSRLTGDLEGIRAFMVGGFPTLISSMVIFVGVTIILFNMNVGLTLVCLSFSPLLAITAVNFDRRIRQAYRDIRSQMATFNSFLQENITGIRVVKAFAREKYEIERFQAENSEVYKKNMVAGLLNGRFGPLLELLSGMSVVVLVCYGGWLVIDGQMTVGTLVAFNGYLWSLIWPMRQLGMLLNMTGQAISSGQRIFELLDTNTSMPVKPDAYKPDKVRGDVLFDNVTFKYEDNVVLQDIDIDAPAGKKVAIMGATGAGKTSIVNLICRFYDPQKGRVLVDNVDVRDWDLKTLRRSVSVVMQETFLFSDTIANNIAYGKDDASMDEIIAAAKAACAHDFIMEMPEGYDTVVGERGVGLSGGQKQRIAIARALLVSAPILILDDATSSVDMETEHKIQQALKRLMAGRTTFIIAHRISAVKDADEIIILENGRIVERGTHDQLLKLRGVYYDIFRDQYKDLVVDDMVKSRQEIERMVRHG; from the coding sequence ATGGATATTTTCAAGCGGCTGTGGGGTTACGTGCATCCATACAGGCTGCAATTCGTGCTGACTACCGTAGCGTTGCTGGCTGCCGCAGGAGCGGGCATGATCAATCCTTATCTTACGGGATTGTTGATAGACCGCGTGGTAAAGGGCGGAGAGCTGGAGCTCTTGTGGCCGCTGGCAGCGGGGCTGGTTGCAGTCAGTTTAGTGGGTGCCGTGCTGCAGTATACGCACAGCTATTCGTTTGAAAACCTCTCTCAAAAAGTCATATATTCCATTCGCCATGCCATGTACAGGCATCTTCAGCAATCATCGTTTTCATTTTATGACAGGGCGAGGACAGGCGAGCTCATGTCGCGTTTGACAGGGGACCTGGAGGGCATACGCGCCTTTATGGTAGGCGGTTTTCCAACGCTTATATCCAGCATGGTGATATTCGTAGGCGTGACCATTATATTATTCAATATGAACGTAGGCTTGACGCTGGTGTGCCTGTCCTTCTCGCCGCTTTTGGCGATTACGGCCGTAAACTTCGACAGGCGTATAAGGCAGGCTTACCGCGATATACGCAGTCAGATGGCGACGTTCAACAGCTTTTTGCAGGAGAATATTACCGGCATACGCGTCGTCAAAGCCTTTGCCCGCGAGAAATATGAGATAGAACGTTTCCAGGCAGAGAACAGCGAGGTCTATAAGAAAAATATGGTGGCGGGATTGCTGAATGGCCGTTTCGGACCGCTGCTGGAACTGCTGAGCGGCATGAGCGTGGTGGTGCTGGTATGCTACGGGGGATGGCTGGTCATAGACGGCCAGATGACAGTGGGTACGCTGGTGGCGTTTAACGGCTATCTTTGGTCTCTTATATGGCCTATGCGGCAATTGGGTATGTTGCTGAATATGACCGGCCAAGCCATATCATCCGGCCAGCGTATATTTGAATTGCTGGATACCAATACCTCCATGCCGGTTAAACCGGATGCATATAAGCCCGATAAGGTGCGCGGCGATGTGCTTTTTGACAATGTGACCTTCAAGTATGAAGATAACGTAGTGCTTCAGGATATCGATATAGATGCGCCGGCCGGCAAGAAGGTGGCCATCATGGGCGCTACCGGTGCCGGCAAAACATCCATCGTCAACCTGATATGCCGTTTCTATGACCCTCAGAAAGGCCGTGTGCTGGTCGATAACGTTGACGTAAGGGATTGGGACTTAAAAACGCTTAGACGCAGCGTGTCGGTGGTCATGCAGGAAACCTTTTTGTTCTCTGATACTATAGCTAATAATATAGCCTACGGAAAAGACGACGCATCTATGGATGAGATCATAGCGGCGGCCAAGGCGGCGTGCGCGCATGACTTCATAATGGAGATGCCGGAAGGCTACGATACGGTGGTGGGCGAGCGCGGCGTGGGCTTATCCGGCGGACAGAAGCAGCGCATAGCCATAGCGCGCGCGCTTCTGGTCAGCGCCCCCATACTTATATTGGATGATGCCACCTCCAGCGTGGATATGGAGACCGAGCATAAGATACAGCAGGCGCTCAAGCGCCTGATGGCAGGGCGCACGACGTTTATCATAGCCCATCGCATATCGGCTGTAAAGGATGCCGACGAGATCATAATATTGGAGAATGGGCGCATAGTCGAGCGTGGCACGCATGATCAGCTCCTCAAGCTAAGGGGCGTTTACTACGATATATTCAGGGATCAGTATAAGGATCTGGTGGTCGACGATATGGTAAAGAGCCGCCAGGAGATAGAGAGGATGGTGCGCCATGGCTAG
- a CDS encoding cell wall-binding repeat-containing protein: protein MSKSKKAKSIALLLALAFVFTSLFGGIGAVAFAADEGTRIYGDNRIETAVEISKEGWETSDNVVLVYGGKNNEPQSFADALAAGPLAKKLNAPILLTQKDALPDVTADEIDRLGATKVYIVGGEGVVYPAVADEVKDIDGVTTVERLAGANRYETAVAVAEEIGDADKVVVARGDDYADALAAAASVEVLPILFAGKAGAGSLQAATEDALADLGVKDVVIVGDTGVVSSAIETQIEGIVSGDVTRIGEANRFETAVAIADYFKPADGYKGAVLATGYNYADALAGGPYAAKNSYALLLTGKANNPLDAAAVDFIKANTGIKADTIVALGGPTVVLDAAIAAAVEAATPEELEVVSVSAINAAQLQVKFNKAVDSSTVLDSDGTLKANVFTLTKVSGTGNVTIGDTSLAALSADGKILTITAATGAFNNVSFVVTVPGNTIAATTGEYMASYTSNVIAASDVTAPALAGLERLNASAVRVKFSEPLSSAGSWTFKFTSDGTAASVTADTSNLAKGYVDLTIAAGVTAGKEIAATVVGAADYAYNLISPNPVTFNFTKGELDGVKPTVTSVTPLSLGSFEIKFSEQIQGFEATDVLIDEIPRTANDATPALIGTEAIITQSSTDITKYTVEFAPVGAGLHTVGIVANAVTDLSGEQNDAFSRVYEFKADTTAPKLVKTEVKTENGAEYLYLTFDEGVVAGTLTSLAATQVKDYVTTYGTINLSGLTPVANTGDKQYKVALSAVQFDPDGALPSAVIAKGATYTVAIGGAFADKSGNPLGTTSITFARGADTDLGKPLVVTTVDAGELAPYVANNGIDVIDNDTFQITFDRALDGASATNKANYVVNGASVASATLLPNNVVEVKLTEGTITLDGMRNVTISGVKSSAGVLMDAYTTSEYFKENVKPTISSATLIAPNKVKVVFTEPVKVATVDPNDLDVYVGTTKETGETVAAEATAPGEYESAYIITLADNLTAAEYAQTLTVELVKDSTAASIIVDANDNQVKVGVFSIAK from the coding sequence ATGAGTAAATCGAAAAAAGCTAAGAGTATAGCGTTATTGCTGGCATTAGCTTTCGTATTTACCAGCCTGTTCGGCGGCATAGGCGCCGTGGCGTTTGCTGCTGATGAGGGCACGAGGATTTACGGCGATAACAGGATTGAGACCGCCGTAGAGATCAGTAAAGAAGGATGGGAAACATCAGATAACGTAGTGCTGGTGTATGGCGGCAAGAACAATGAGCCGCAGTCATTTGCCGACGCATTGGCCGCAGGGCCTTTGGCCAAGAAATTGAACGCTCCTATTCTTCTTACACAAAAGGATGCGCTGCCCGATGTTACCGCGGATGAGATAGACAGGCTTGGAGCAACCAAGGTATACATAGTGGGCGGCGAAGGCGTGGTTTACCCCGCGGTAGCCGACGAAGTTAAAGATATCGACGGCGTAACGACGGTAGAGCGCCTGGCCGGCGCTAACAGATATGAAACGGCTGTAGCGGTGGCTGAGGAAATAGGCGATGCCGACAAGGTCGTAGTGGCCCGCGGCGACGATTATGCCGATGCTTTGGCAGCCGCTGCATCAGTAGAGGTACTGCCCATACTGTTCGCAGGCAAAGCCGGTGCCGGCAGCTTGCAGGCAGCTACCGAGGATGCCCTTGCTGACCTTGGGGTGAAAGATGTCGTCATAGTGGGCGATACCGGTGTCGTATCGAGCGCTATAGAAACCCAAATAGAGGGTATAGTAAGCGGCGACGTCACCCGCATAGGCGAGGCTAACAGATTTGAAACGGCTGTGGCCATAGCCGATTACTTCAAGCCTGCTGACGGTTACAAAGGCGCTGTGTTGGCCACAGGTTATAATTATGCCGATGCTTTGGCGGGCGGACCATATGCTGCCAAGAACAGCTATGCTCTGCTTCTCACCGGTAAAGCAAACAATCCTTTGGATGCCGCTGCGGTGGACTTTATAAAGGCCAATACCGGTATAAAGGCTGATACCATAGTGGCATTGGGCGGACCTACAGTGGTGCTTGATGCGGCTATAGCTGCTGCGGTGGAAGCGGCCACGCCGGAAGAACTGGAAGTGGTGAGCGTAAGTGCTATAAATGCGGCCCAATTACAAGTTAAATTTAATAAAGCAGTGGATAGTTCAACAGTTCTTGATTCTGACGGAACTTTAAAAGCGAATGTATTCACGCTTACTAAGGTTAGTGGAACGGGAAACGTTACTATAGGCGACACTTCTTTGGCCGCATTGAGTGCAGATGGTAAAATTTTAACTATAACAGCGGCGACAGGTGCTTTTAATAACGTTAGTTTTGTTGTAACTGTTCCAGGAAATACAATTGCAGCAACAACTGGAGAGTATATGGCGTCATATACATCTAATGTTATTGCGGCAAGTGATGTTACAGCACCAGCATTGGCGGGTCTAGAGAGATTAAATGCTTCTGCTGTACGTGTCAAATTCTCAGAGCCCTTGTCAAGTGCTGGAAGCTGGACTTTCAAGTTTACTTCTGATGGAACAGCAGCGAGCGTAACTGCTGATACTTCGAATCTAGCAAAAGGCTATGTAGATCTTACAATTGCTGCCGGAGTAACAGCAGGTAAGGAAATTGCTGCAACAGTAGTTGGTGCCGCCGATTATGCTTACAATTTAATAAGCCCGAACCCTGTAACATTTAATTTCACAAAAGGAGAACTAGATGGGGTCAAGCCTACTGTTACCTCAGTTACTCCGTTAAGCTTAGGTTCATTTGAGATTAAATTCTCCGAACAGATACAGGGCTTTGAGGCAACTGATGTACTAATTGATGAAATACCAAGGACCGCGAATGATGCTACCCCTGCTTTAATTGGAACAGAAGCTATCATTACTCAAAGCAGCACAGATATAACGAAGTATACAGTTGAATTTGCACCTGTTGGGGCTGGATTACACACAGTAGGGATAGTGGCAAATGCTGTAACCGATCTGTCTGGAGAACAGAATGATGCTTTCTCGAGAGTTTATGAGTTCAAAGCTGATACAACAGCTCCGAAGTTAGTTAAAACAGAGGTTAAGACTGAAAACGGCGCAGAGTATCTGTATCTGACATTTGATGAAGGGGTTGTTGCGGGGACATTGACATCATTAGCTGCAACACAAGTGAAAGATTATGTTACGACATATGGCACAATTAACCTGAGCGGTCTTACACCAGTAGCAAATACTGGTGACAAGCAGTACAAAGTAGCGTTAAGCGCTGTACAATTTGATCCAGACGGTGCTTTACCATCGGCAGTGATTGCTAAAGGTGCTACTTATACTGTAGCGATAGGCGGAGCATTTGCCGATAAATCAGGCAATCCACTTGGCACAACTTCTATTACCTTTGCTCGTGGAGCTGATACTGACCTAGGCAAGCCTTTGGTTGTTACAACTGTAGATGCTGGAGAACTTGCTCCATATGTGGCGAACAATGGCATTGATGTCATTGACAACGATACTTTCCAAATAACGTTTGATAGAGCGCTCGATGGCGCATCGGCTACTAATAAAGCTAATTATGTAGTTAATGGCGCGTCAGTGGCCTCAGCTACATTGTTACCCAATAATGTTGTTGAAGTTAAGCTTACGGAGGGTACAATTACACTTGATGGCATGCGCAATGTTACTATCAGTGGTGTAAAGAGTAGCGCAGGTGTTTTAATGGACGCTTATACTACTTCTGAGTACTTCAAAGAGAATGTGAAGCCGACAATATCTTCAGCGACATTGATCGCTCCTAATAAGGTAAAGGTAGTATTTACTGAGCCTGTAAAGGTTGCAACAGTAGATCCTAATGACCTAGATGTATATGTCGGCACAACCAAAGAAACTGGTGAGACTGTTGCTGCTGAAGCTACAGCTCCAGGAGAGTATGAGTCAGCTTATATCATTACTTTGGCGGATAATTTGACCGCTGCTGAATATGCACAGACTCTGACAGTTGAATTAGTAAAGGATTCTACGGCTGCGAGTATCATAGTTGATGCTAATGATAACCAAGTGAAAGTCGGAGTGTTTAGCATTGCAAAATAA
- a CDS encoding alpha/beta hydrolase, which translates to MQKAVEIVNRRGQTLRGMLHAPDGASGKVPMVAIYHGFTGNKMEPHFIFVKLSRALEKKGIASVRFDFAGSGESDGDFIDMTVSGEIDDAQDILDYARSLELADKERAGIVGLSLGGAIASSVAGTQRDKVKSLVLWAPAGHVLKRMTNDPDATKSMQEKGYFDLGGLLLGKGFVDDVGSVDIYADAALYDKKVLIVHGSGDQSVPLYISSDEYAMVYGDRMELHVIEGADHTFNKKEWEEEAIGATVEYLVNTL; encoded by the coding sequence GTGCAAAAAGCGGTAGAGATAGTAAACCGGCGCGGCCAGACGCTGCGCGGCATGCTCCATGCGCCCGATGGCGCGAGCGGCAAAGTGCCGATGGTGGCCATATACCACGGCTTCACCGGCAACAAGATGGAGCCGCACTTCATATTCGTGAAGCTCTCGCGTGCATTGGAGAAGAAAGGCATAGCATCGGTGCGCTTCGATTTTGCCGGCAGCGGTGAGAGCGACGGCGACTTCATCGATATGACAGTGTCGGGGGAAATAGACGATGCTCAGGATATACTCGACTATGCCCGCTCGCTGGAATTGGCCGATAAAGAACGCGCCGGCATAGTGGGCCTGAGCCTGGGCGGCGCCATAGCCAGCTCGGTGGCCGGCACGCAGCGCGATAAGGTGAAATCACTGGTGTTGTGGGCCCCGGCAGGGCATGTGTTAAAGAGGATGACCAACGATCCCGATGCCACAAAATCCATGCAGGAGAAGGGCTATTTCGATTTGGGCGGCCTGCTCCTCGGCAAGGGTTTTGTCGACGACGTGGGCAGCGTGGATATATACGCCGACGCCGCATTGTACGACAAAAAGGTGCTAATAGTGCATGGCAGCGGTGATCAGAGCGTGCCGCTTTACATATCGTCTGACGAATACGCCATGGTGTACGGCGACAGGATGGAGCTGCACGTCATAGAAGGCGCCGACCATACATTTAATAAGAAGGAATGGGAAGAGGAAGCGATAGGCGCAACAGTGGAATATTTGGTCAATACTTTGTAA
- a CDS encoding Ig-like domain-containing protein encodes MHINKRIAIIVLAAALWLTTAAYASAAPAQYKTWPRKSSADVRKTWSIKFNMPLNENSVNDQTIYVVDASGKRIDVKLALSADKTTVKVTPVSPYTIGGQYSIHATTGVASAHGRHLSQQVVMPFIITDHRIITIESAYDPIITNLTVTVSSDVYKVTANGMELHYTGNDTYNCGLVGLKPGDTVTIRAYDESNRLLESAKHSIE; translated from the coding sequence ATGCATATAAACAAAAGAATTGCGATAATCGTACTGGCGGCAGCTTTATGGCTGACAACGGCGGCATATGCCTCCGCCGCGCCTGCCCAGTACAAGACATGGCCGCGCAAGTCCTCGGCCGATGTCAGAAAAACATGGTCCATAAAGTTCAATATGCCGTTGAATGAAAACAGCGTAAACGATCAAACCATATACGTGGTCGATGCCAGCGGCAAGCGCATAGACGTAAAATTGGCGCTTAGCGCCGATAAAACAACGGTGAAGGTAACGCCTGTATCACCGTATACCATCGGCGGCCAATACAGCATACACGCCACAACCGGCGTAGCCAGCGCCCATGGCAGGCACCTGTCCCAACAGGTCGTGATGCCGTTCATCATCACCGACCACCGTATAATAACCATTGAGAGCGCATACGATCCCATCATAACCAACCTCACCGTCACCGTCTCGTCCGACGTGTACAAGGTGACGGCAAACGGCATGGAACTGCATTATACAGGCAACGATACCTACAATTGCGGCCTGGTTGGCCTAAAGCCCGGCGACACCGTAACCATAAGGGCGTACGATGAAAGCAACAGGCTGCTAGAGAGCGCAAAGCACAGCATAGAATGA
- a CDS encoding S8 family serine peptidase encodes MKKLKKLKSVLVLALVFALLAGLQPTIAAPQPDVPEQQPAIAVQRSADINAEDIYSRLADSKASTLSVPDGAKVQGNRIIVKLNEGYMPEWKNYGLTVDQDELALSKRNIYVVNAPEGADVASIARQLSALPGVEYAQPDYVYEMDIEPNDEYYPNQWGLKKINAPKAWGITQGSAKVTVAVLDTGVDARHPDLKDRVLEGYDFVNNDSYPSDDNGHGTMVAGVIAAVANNGTGIAGVDRRCKILPVKVATADGYFYSSDVIEGIYYAVDGGADVINMSFGGELDVLADRPVSEALLYAGQKGVLLVAASGNEGTAVSFPALYAPVIAVGAGDEQDVITDFSNHGPPLDVAAPGVNIYTTYSDGRKATYASADGTSLAAPFVSAAASLLLAKDPDLTPAEVEYLIESSAAKPASMAGDEWNEYYGYGRLDAYAALKQELPDLSADVPDDLQQAEMLYAGKGVSQRVDMPTDLDCYKVEVTSSGSVKVAVDAPPNLDMAAAVYDGGGNLLDVFDNAPVGRDEIFSFAARTGTYYIVLLDVNLHWSAEPYGVSVSGPVKTSQRPDAVGGQPASNDLYLNSYYAISSYNEKDYASKSDQVALAWGEIRQNNSGVYFSQRKKENGKQYDYGVPEGNIQSLVDDMRDGGAKLMLSVFMDDKDIADALLASPDKVIAQMTEDFGIKYYDYYNGTYSYVLDEIGGAVEYDGIIVDFEGLTSENRARFNAFLEKLSKAMPGDKLLGVCVQPYYDGYDYSHIGRVADQVILMAHDYQLTRAAEPASAPYPSVRKAVEQAVAYIPPQKILLQVSMAPVQWQAGSYTPVTPTYSAMQNALASSTVDEVTPIGYRYDSKYGVGYAYLKRQKADGTYIEDEFFYEDKKSITSKTRLAEEFGLKGISIWRLGLGATDLMDYMLGKAVPSERLSGTDRYTTAAAVSRRGWPVGADAAVLVSGKSFADALAGTTLAYAKDAPVLLTDPYELSDAAADELYRLGVKKVYILGGTGAVSKAVEGAVKSMGISVERIWGSDRYKTAVAIGQYIQRKSGTALIATGYNFADALAAAPFCAAKGIPILFADKDDLNEDTRAALKAWGITDVLIAGDTGAVPAAAEYEINAMGIQTKRLAGPDRYATAVEIANHFGKTGFSEIMLATGGNFPDALSGAAFAAQRGMPIILVPPRGIKDEVVDYAAQSRLARVYVAGGTGAVSDAALKAVTLPYK; translated from the coding sequence ATGAAAAAACTGAAGAAATTAAAAAGCGTTTTGGTGCTCGCGCTGGTATTTGCACTGTTGGCGGGTCTGCAGCCGACCATAGCCGCGCCGCAGCCGGATGTGCCGGAGCAGCAGCCGGCCATAGCGGTGCAGCGGAGCGCTGACATAAACGCTGAAGATATATACAGCAGGCTGGCTGACAGCAAAGCATCGACGTTGTCAGTGCCCGATGGCGCCAAAGTCCAGGGAAACCGCATTATAGTCAAATTAAACGAGGGTTATATGCCCGAGTGGAAGAATTACGGGCTGACGGTGGACCAGGATGAGCTGGCGTTGAGCAAGAGGAACATATATGTGGTGAATGCCCCAGAAGGGGCCGATGTTGCCTCTATAGCCCGGCAGTTGAGTGCGCTGCCCGGCGTCGAGTATGCTCAGCCTGATTATGTTTATGAGATGGATATCGAGCCTAACGATGAATATTATCCGAATCAGTGGGGATTAAAGAAGATAAATGCGCCCAAGGCATGGGGTATAACGCAAGGCAGCGCGAAGGTGACGGTGGCTGTGCTTGATACGGGCGTGGATGCACGTCATCCGGACCTTAAAGACCGCGTGCTGGAGGGCTATGATTTTGTCAATAATGACTCTTATCCGTCGGATGATAACGGTCATGGTACTATGGTAGCCGGCGTCATAGCGGCTGTGGCCAATAATGGCACAGGCATAGCCGGCGTGGACAGAAGGTGCAAGATACTGCCTGTTAAAGTAGCCACTGCGGACGGTTATTTTTATTCGTCAGATGTCATAGAGGGCATATATTATGCTGTCGATGGGGGCGCCGATGTGATAAATATGAGCTTCGGCGGTGAACTCGACGTCTTAGCTGATAGGCCGGTTTCGGAGGCTTTGCTCTATGCCGGGCAAAAGGGCGTGCTGCTCGTGGCTGCATCGGGCAATGAGGGTACGGCCGTAAGCTTTCCGGCGCTTTATGCGCCTGTCATAGCGGTGGGCGCCGGCGATGAACAAGACGTCATAACTGATTTTTCCAACCATGGTCCACCGCTGGATGTAGCTGCGCCGGGCGTAAATATATACACGACTTACAGCGATGGGAGAAAGGCTACTTATGCGTCTGCTGACGGTACGTCGCTGGCTGCGCCTTTTGTATCGGCTGCCGCTTCATTGCTGCTGGCCAAAGACCCGGATCTTACGCCGGCCGAGGTCGAGTACCTTATAGAGTCGTCGGCTGCAAAGCCCGCGTCCATGGCAGGTGATGAATGGAACGAGTATTATGGCTACGGCAGGCTGGATGCCTATGCGGCGCTCAAGCAGGAGCTGCCCGACTTGTCGGCCGATGTTCCGGATGATCTGCAGCAGGCCGAAATGCTCTATGCGGGCAAGGGCGTGAGCCAGCGCGTGGATATGCCGACTGATTTGGACTGCTATAAAGTAGAGGTCACTTCTTCGGGCAGCGTTAAAGTAGCAGTGGATGCACCGCCCAATCTCGACATGGCGGCAGCGGTGTATGACGGCGGCGGGAATCTTCTCGATGTGTTCGATAATGCGCCTGTGGGCAGGGATGAAATTTTTTCGTTCGCCGCGAGGACGGGTACATATTATATAGTGCTGCTCGATGTAAATTTGCACTGGTCGGCGGAGCCGTATGGCGTAAGCGTATCCGGGCCGGTAAAAACCTCACAGCGGCCTGATGCCGTTGGCGGGCAGCCGGCATCTAACGACCTTTATCTGAACAGCTATTATGCCATATCCAGCTATAATGAGAAGGATTATGCGTCTAAAAGCGATCAGGTGGCATTGGCATGGGGTGAGATAAGGCAAAACAACAGCGGCGTATATTTCTCCCAGCGGAAGAAGGAGAATGGCAAGCAATACGATTACGGCGTGCCCGAGGGCAATATCCAGTCGCTGGTAGACGATATGAGGGATGGCGGAGCTAAGCTGATGCTGTCGGTGTTTATGGACGATAAGGATATAGCCGATGCGTTGCTGGCCTCCCCCGATAAAGTAATAGCTCAGATGACAGAGGATTTCGGCATAAAGTATTATGATTATTATAACGGCACGTATAGCTATGTGTTGGACGAAATCGGCGGAGCGGTCGAGTACGACGGTATTATAGTGGATTTCGAGGGGCTGACATCGGAGAACAGGGCCAGATTTAATGCGTTTCTGGAGAAATTGAGCAAAGCCATGCCGGGAGATAAGCTGCTCGGCGTATGCGTGCAGCCGTACTATGACGGTTATGACTACAGCCACATAGGGAGGGTGGCCGATCAGGTCATACTCATGGCCCACGATTATCAACTGACCAGGGCTGCCGAGCCGGCATCCGCGCCATATCCATCTGTAAGGAAAGCGGTGGAGCAGGCCGTAGCCTATATACCGCCGCAGAAGATATTGCTGCAGGTGTCTATGGCACCCGTGCAATGGCAGGCAGGCTCGTATACGCCTGTTACCCCGACATACAGCGCCATGCAAAACGCCCTGGCCAGCAGCACCGTCGATGAGGTGACTCCGATAGGGTACAGGTACGATAGCAAATACGGTGTGGGCTATGCTTACCTTAAACGCCAGAAGGCGGACGGTACATATATTGAGGATGAATTCTTCTATGAGGATAAGAAGAGCATAACGTCCAAGACGAGGCTGGCAGAGGAATTCGGATTAAAAGGCATTTCGATATGGCGGCTGGGGCTGGGCGCTACTGACCTCATGGATTATATGCTGGGCAAAGCCGTGCCATCCGAACGCTTGAGCGGCACTGACCGTTACACCACCGCTGCCGCAGTCAGCCGCAGGGGGTGGCCGGTCGGCGCTGATGCCGCGGTGCTGGTCAGCGGTAAATCGTTTGCCGATGCGCTGGCCGGCACGACTTTGGCCTATGCTAAAGATGCGCCGGTGCTGTTGACCGATCCGTATGAGCTGTCGGATGCTGCGGCCGATGAATTATATCGCCTGGGCGTGAAAAAGGTGTATATATTAGGAGGTACAGGAGCTGTGTCGAAAGCTGTCGAAGGTGCTGTGAAGTCTATGGGTATTTCTGTCGAACGCATATGGGGCAGCGACAGGTATAAGACGGCGGTTGCAATAGGGCAGTATATACAGCGCAAGTCCGGTACAGCCCTGATAGCCACCGGGTATAATTTCGCCGACGCGCTGGCAGCGGCGCCGTTTTGCGCGGCGAAGGGCATACCGATATTATTTGCGGACAAAGACGACTTGAATGAGGATACCAGGGCTGCTCTTAAGGCGTGGGGCATAACCGATGTGCTGATAGCCGGCGATACGGGGGCGGTGCCTGCGGCGGCCGAGTATGAGATAAACGCCATGGGTATACAGACCAAGAGATTGGCCGGGCCCGACAGATATGCGACGGCCGTAGAGATAGCCAATCATTTCGGCAAGACCGGTTTTAGCGAGATAATGCTGGCTACCGGCGGCAATTTCCCCGATGCGCTGTCAGGCGCTGCTTTTGCCGCTCAGCGCGGTATGCCTATCATACTCGTACCACCTAGAGGCATAAAAGATGAGGTGGTAGATTATGCCGCTCAGTCGCGCCTTGCGCGCGTATATGTGGCGGGCGGCACAGGCGCGGTATCCGATGCCGCACTTAAAGCTGTGACGCTGCCGTATAAATAA